In a genomic window of Streptomyces sp. NBC_01142:
- a CDS encoding CU044_2847 family protein gives MSTFTELQLADGTAIRFELAPAQGAPSGAEPADGRAADPANELPDGMGQSVPVARGGQTVSAFAVETLRRTLQPLSTLLEEVHDAVLAAEHPPQEVNVSFGIQVGHDLKLGIVGGNGQAHITVSATWQPAAPRT, from the coding sequence GTGTCCACCTTTACTGAGCTCCAACTCGCCGACGGCACCGCCATCCGCTTCGAACTGGCCCCGGCGCAGGGCGCTCCGTCCGGTGCCGAGCCTGCCGACGGCCGTGCCGCCGATCCGGCGAACGAGCTGCCCGACGGCATGGGGCAGAGCGTGCCCGTGGCCCGCGGCGGGCAGACCGTCTCGGCCTTCGCCGTCGAGACGCTGCGCCGGACCCTGCAGCCGCTGAGCACCCTCCTCGAGGAGGTGCACGACGCAGTTCTCGCCGCGGAGCACCCGCCCCAGGAGGTGAACGTCTCCTTCGGCATCCAGGTAGGCCACGACCTCAAGCTCGGCATCGTCGGCGGGAACGGGCAGGCGCACATCACCGTCTCGGCGACCTGGCAGCCCGCCGCGCCCCGGACCTGA
- a CDS encoding trypsin-like peptidase domain-containing protein, which produces MGWFHDTHGPASADPRRSVVTVLRVHDGRTAGAGVLLAADQLLTCAHVVNDALGRPLFEARSPGRPVEVILHGATSTTRYDATVTHWVPPRRIDGAPGVREREDQEWLGDLAVLRIESPPEEQAPAPRWQPMSEGQALRAWHSTGLRSSFADVRVKSCDETIGYLDGEATGMPIGPAYSGGPLWEATGHAVVGIVAAHIMPPVDPATGRPAAYSTQHIARRSWGIPWQRIQSELRAVGADRLFDSHEADPDDPALLLLVDLLEAVMPSPMLRGEHAAAVAERCGLGHSGHGSAPTFEEFAELLVVRPRALAALTEVLRRGDPGAADQLLAAGLLSRTPKLLSPREHRKLRVLLRAVPAPVTARLPEAVRAALPLAAELPSDETLEGLLDRLESLPGDSRTEAGGPRVPGLLRVMEYFAVLCSAAPRAGFRIWADAVAGRLGIPRSALAERRSDAEDWARALSTRTAPLRVLVQVTGDDNGRYRLRMWCDEGAGPRRLSVEGGATYSGAEAAHELLRVLESLYRAAPDDRRPLVEALVDRAGLNLPIDEWDSFGPDDLVPGVLGAEYPLVVNCPELLRRNERFLPDWRRRWRQVDSGTSLRFSDDAASPREVYGTLMDQRDAARVSVDVPPRLRDEIVQVCLAVGVPVVVWDRGADRESHAVDHMTEVTTRDLPEGVRSYRAKTVHRPHDFPGRPVLAWADADRTVPQLHLSEPQESL; this is translated from the coding sequence ATGGGCTGGTTCCACGACACCCACGGGCCGGCGTCCGCGGATCCGCGTCGGTCGGTCGTCACCGTCCTGCGCGTCCACGACGGCAGGACGGCAGGGGCCGGTGTGCTGCTGGCCGCGGACCAGCTGCTGACCTGTGCCCATGTCGTCAACGACGCACTGGGCAGACCCCTGTTCGAGGCCCGGAGCCCCGGCCGCCCGGTTGAGGTGATCCTGCACGGCGCGACCAGCACCACCCGGTACGACGCCACGGTCACCCACTGGGTGCCGCCCCGCCGGATCGACGGAGCGCCGGGTGTTCGCGAACGGGAGGACCAGGAGTGGCTCGGCGACCTCGCCGTCCTGCGGATCGAGTCGCCGCCCGAGGAGCAGGCGCCGGCCCCCCGGTGGCAGCCCATGAGCGAAGGGCAGGCACTGCGCGCCTGGCACAGCACCGGGTTGCGCAGCTCGTTCGCCGACGTACGGGTCAAGTCCTGTGACGAGACCATCGGTTACCTCGACGGCGAGGCGACCGGCATGCCGATTGGCCCTGCGTACAGCGGCGGCCCCCTGTGGGAGGCCACCGGGCACGCCGTCGTGGGCATCGTCGCCGCCCACATCATGCCGCCCGTCGACCCCGCGACGGGCCGCCCCGCGGCGTACAGCACGCAGCACATCGCGCGCCGCAGCTGGGGCATCCCGTGGCAGCGCATCCAGAGCGAGTTACGGGCGGTGGGCGCCGACCGGCTGTTCGACTCGCACGAGGCGGACCCGGACGACCCTGCCCTGCTGCTCCTTGTCGACCTGCTGGAGGCCGTCATGCCCTCGCCGATGCTCAGGGGCGAGCATGCGGCGGCCGTCGCCGAGCGGTGCGGACTCGGACACAGCGGCCACGGGTCGGCACCCACCTTCGAGGAGTTCGCGGAACTGCTGGTGGTCCGCCCGCGCGCACTGGCCGCGCTGACAGAGGTACTGCGCCGGGGGGACCCCGGCGCCGCCGACCAACTGCTCGCCGCCGGGCTGCTGTCCCGGACGCCCAAGCTGCTCTCCCCGCGGGAACACCGCAAGCTGCGGGTCCTGCTGCGCGCCGTCCCCGCACCCGTCACGGCCCGGCTCCCGGAGGCCGTACGGGCGGCGCTGCCGCTGGCCGCCGAGCTCCCGTCGGACGAGACACTCGAGGGCCTCCTCGACCGGCTGGAGAGCCTGCCGGGCGACAGCCGTACCGAAGCGGGCGGGCCACGCGTTCCCGGGCTGCTGCGCGTCATGGAGTACTTCGCCGTTCTGTGCTCCGCAGCGCCCCGGGCCGGGTTTCGGATCTGGGCGGACGCGGTCGCCGGACGGCTCGGCATTCCCCGTTCCGCGCTGGCCGAGCGCCGGTCGGACGCGGAGGACTGGGCGCGGGCGCTCAGCACCCGAACGGCACCCCTGCGCGTCCTGGTGCAGGTTACCGGGGACGACAACGGCCGCTACCGGCTGCGGATGTGGTGCGACGAGGGCGCGGGGCCCCGCCGGCTGTCCGTCGAGGGCGGCGCCACCTACAGCGGAGCCGAGGCGGCGCACGAGCTGCTGAGAGTGCTCGAATCGCTGTACCGGGCCGCACCGGACGACCGCCGGCCGCTGGTCGAGGCGCTGGTGGACCGGGCCGGGCTGAACCTCCCGATCGACGAATGGGACAGCTTCGGTCCCGACGACTTGGTCCCCGGGGTCCTGGGCGCGGAGTACCCGCTCGTGGTCAACTGCCCGGAACTCTTGCGCCGCAACGAGCGTTTCCTCCCTGACTGGCGCCGAAGATGGCGACAGGTCGATTCGGGCACCTCCCTGCGGTTCAGCGACGACGCCGCGAGCCCGCGCGAGGTCTACGGCACGCTGATGGACCAGCGCGACGCCGCCCGGGTCAGCGTCGACGTACCGCCGCGGCTGCGTGACGAGATCGTCCAGGTGTGTCTGGCCGTGGGCGTGCCCGTGGTGGTGTGGGACCGGGGCGCCGACAGGGAGTCGCACGCCGTCGACCACATGACCGAGGTGACCACCCGCGACCTGCCCGAAGGGGTGCGGTCCTACCGCGCCAAGACAGTGCACCGGCCGCACGACTTTCCGGGACGGCCCGTGCTGGCCTGGGCGGACGCGGACCGGACCGTACCGCAGCTGCATCTGTCCGAACCCCAGGAGAGCCTATGA
- a CDS encoding MoxR family ATPase, protein MNPAPNGSWRIFRGDGLQRRVTMPPSPPWRRFTTPERAAAPLPYLISPEHADVVNAALHLRRPLLVTGPAGTGKSSLARAVTHELALGELLRWPVNSRSGVQDALYQYDAIGRLRETTLNRDRGETEPSIGSFIRLGPLGTALVPAGTPRVLLVDEMDKGDVDLPNDLLTVFEEGVFEIPELVRLPADTPVVDVVTADHEGTVSVERGRVQCTEFPVVVITSNGERDFPPAFLRRCIRLDFPVPDEERLRAIVTAHLGPDALLDVDDLLQAFLRRRAPGELATDQLLNAVFLRAGGVDLDAEGLLDAVLHQLTGAV, encoded by the coding sequence ATGAACCCCGCACCGAACGGAAGTTGGCGGATCTTCCGCGGCGACGGCCTGCAACGCCGCGTGACGATGCCACCGTCGCCCCCGTGGCGGCGGTTCACGACCCCGGAACGGGCGGCCGCACCGTTGCCGTATCTGATCTCCCCCGAGCACGCCGACGTGGTCAACGCCGCGCTGCATCTGCGCCGGCCGCTGCTGGTGACCGGACCGGCCGGCACCGGCAAGTCGTCGCTCGCCCGGGCCGTCACCCATGAGCTCGCTCTCGGCGAACTGCTGCGCTGGCCCGTCAACAGCCGCTCCGGCGTCCAGGACGCGCTCTACCAGTACGACGCCATCGGACGGTTGCGGGAGACGACCCTCAACCGGGACCGCGGCGAGACGGAACCCTCCATCGGCAGCTTCATCCGGCTGGGGCCGCTCGGCACCGCGCTGGTGCCCGCAGGGACGCCGCGGGTGCTCCTGGTCGACGAGATGGACAAGGGCGATGTGGACCTGCCCAACGACCTGCTGACGGTCTTCGAGGAGGGCGTCTTCGAGATTCCCGAGCTGGTACGGCTGCCGGCGGACACACCGGTCGTCGACGTCGTGACGGCCGATCACGAGGGGACCGTGAGCGTCGAGCGGGGACGGGTGCAGTGCACCGAGTTCCCGGTCGTCGTCATCACCAGCAACGGTGAGCGGGACTTCCCGCCCGCCTTCCTGCGCCGCTGCATCCGGCTGGACTTCCCGGTGCCGGACGAGGAGCGGCTGCGCGCGATCGTCACCGCGCACCTGGGCCCCGACGCGCTGCTCGACGTCGACGACCTGCTCCAGGCGTTCCTGCGCCGGAGGGCGCCGGGCGAGCTCGCCACCGACCAGTTGCTCAACGCCGTGTTCCTGCGGGCCGGCGGCGTGGACCTGGACGCGGAAGGGCTGCTGGACGCCGTACTGCACCAGTTGACGGGGGCCGTCTGA
- a CDS encoding SAV_2336 N-terminal domain-related protein has product MTDPARRLGAVLRILKGAGQDLDPHEALDVLWLARVLSADGDADTAELPLTRTQATATPRRESGGPGSGRTAVAAGRDGGGPGGTQEPGGSSLADPELHAASLRDPLPDSPGAYDSPDPPEPPQQDRFPPPPKEKSALPLRVPEGKALPLQLEIGRALRRLKVKQPSRRRQELDERATAAALAETRLPDVVMRPARERWLHLVMVVDDGLSMLLWHRLATELRTTMQRLGAFRSLRVLGIDTRTGGGTPQLRGRPFDPGSSTMSPSVLTDPSGQTLVLVLSDGMGAAWRRGSMHDVLLQWAAAGPAAVVHALPPTLWAGSGIQADRWQATTRRPGGANTSWDITDRVLPAALVDFAGVPIPVLEPTPEALRDWAGLITSPGTTVELPLLSRPRAHEAVARPRTAGRLQHFRDAASPEAYRLAAHLAAVSPVSVPVMRLVQSAVPWQATTAHLAEVFLGGLIHPYPAPTPGPLPVQHRIFDFTEESKNALLDAVPSAELLRTGHRIGRRLEQLAGRSPDFPAWLAHPDGADTLPSAFRSFTAVERRLMARFGVSMELPRSARPAARPDRAAQWSPLTPEDPRRLGQFDLRGRQVGNRTIVYLGRDSAGRQAALRVVRPDQPASTGQLLVTEAEALRRMGGRYAPELLATGLHERTAWIAMGLLTPAGRSDAPLPRLSDLVGPDVPYGSGYLDIITSLTLGWQLASALNICHLMGLAPADLSADSVFVLSRRSVVLGGLSDCAVDGEYAGQGPLPTPAGNVASLGRLLQLVSSKPLAALPGAPEGMHLWQGDTWQPLRELVLSCLAPDAEQRPTPSEVADVLARYVAIARALQGGAPASSAPRPAGGSTAAPPRPPLATAAQAPSGTVRPGPEPSQSVQGVPTAQPRPPAPRIGRRTMLRGIGLGRAAHHHLVSLARRPLTYSRRITLTGVQPSCGRATTTLTLGAVLAALRGEPVLALDGAPAGGDLHHRLGLDQRRALTSSGRSPLREVMTLPVDAPHDAIRRLASTTPSGLEVLTHGAIHSAQSPAYGDEYRRLMAMTAPHYPAVLTDWAGLRLDPTADVVLDLTDVLIVCCTTSEESVETTKRLLDRLRNAGRGALADNAIVVATRLGGVLRDAHIRDRFGDRPGRCLTVPFDSHLAGDREIRLDRIKPHAAEVFVELAARVTDDPSG; this is encoded by the coding sequence ATGACGGACCCGGCCCGGCGACTCGGTGCGGTCCTGCGGATCCTCAAGGGCGCGGGCCAGGACCTCGACCCGCACGAGGCACTCGACGTGCTCTGGCTGGCCCGTGTGCTGTCCGCGGACGGCGACGCCGATACGGCAGAGCTGCCACTGACCCGGACGCAGGCCACGGCCACCCCGCGCCGGGAGAGCGGCGGGCCGGGCTCCGGCCGTACGGCCGTGGCGGCCGGACGAGACGGCGGCGGGCCCGGCGGGACCCAGGAGCCCGGTGGGTCCTCGCTCGCCGACCCGGAGCTGCATGCGGCCTCACTGCGCGACCCTCTGCCGGACAGTCCGGGAGCGTACGACTCTCCAGACCCTCCCGAGCCGCCCCAGCAGGACCGCTTCCCCCCGCCCCCGAAGGAGAAGTCGGCGCTGCCGCTGCGGGTGCCCGAGGGCAAGGCCCTGCCGCTGCAACTGGAGATCGGCAGGGCCTTGCGGCGGCTGAAGGTCAAGCAGCCCAGCCGCCGACGCCAGGAGCTGGACGAGCGGGCCACGGCGGCCGCCTTGGCGGAGACGCGGCTGCCGGACGTCGTGATGCGGCCCGCCCGCGAACGGTGGCTCCATCTGGTGATGGTGGTGGACGACGGGCTGTCCATGCTGCTGTGGCACCGGCTCGCCACGGAACTGCGGACGACGATGCAGCGCCTCGGTGCGTTCCGCTCGCTCCGCGTACTCGGCATCGACACCCGCACCGGCGGTGGTACGCCACAACTGCGCGGGCGCCCCTTCGACCCGGGCAGCTCCACGATGTCGCCCTCGGTGCTCACCGACCCTTCCGGTCAGACCCTGGTCCTGGTCCTCAGTGACGGCATGGGCGCGGCCTGGCGGCGGGGCAGCATGCACGACGTACTGCTGCAGTGGGCGGCCGCCGGACCGGCGGCCGTCGTGCACGCCCTGCCGCCCACGCTGTGGGCCGGCTCCGGTATCCAGGCCGACCGCTGGCAGGCCACCACCCGGCGGCCGGGAGGCGCCAATACGTCGTGGGACATCACCGACAGGGTGCTGCCCGCAGCTCTGGTGGACTTCGCAGGGGTGCCGATTCCCGTGCTCGAACCGACCCCGGAAGCGCTGCGCGACTGGGCCGGGCTCATCACCTCACCGGGCACCACCGTGGAGTTGCCGCTGCTTTCCCGTCCTCGCGCGCACGAGGCGGTGGCGAGGCCCCGGACGGCCGGGCGCCTCCAGCACTTCCGGGACGCGGCGTCGCCCGAGGCGTACCGGTTGGCCGCGCATCTGGCCGCCGTGTCGCCCGTCTCCGTACCGGTGATGAGGCTGGTGCAGTCCGCGGTGCCCTGGCAGGCCACTACCGCGCACCTGGCGGAAGTCTTCCTGGGCGGGCTCATCCACCCGTACCCCGCGCCCACGCCCGGGCCACTGCCCGTACAGCACCGGATCTTCGACTTCACAGAGGAGTCGAAGAACGCGCTCCTCGACGCCGTTCCCAGCGCCGAACTACTGCGTACCGGCCACCGGATCGGCCGTCGCCTGGAGCAACTGGCGGGCCGCTCACCGGACTTCCCCGCATGGCTGGCCCACCCGGACGGAGCGGACACCCTGCCCTCGGCGTTCCGCTCCTTCACCGCTGTCGAGCGGCGGCTCATGGCCCGGTTCGGGGTGTCGATGGAGCTGCCCCGCTCGGCCCGGCCGGCGGCACGCCCCGACCGCGCGGCCCAGTGGAGCCCGCTCACCCCGGAGGACCCCCGGCGCCTGGGACAGTTCGACCTGCGCGGCCGCCAAGTCGGCAACCGTACGATCGTCTACCTCGGCCGCGACTCTGCCGGCAGGCAGGCCGCACTGCGTGTGGTCCGGCCCGATCAGCCCGCGTCCACCGGGCAGTTGCTCGTCACCGAGGCGGAGGCGCTGCGGCGGATGGGCGGCCGGTACGCCCCGGAGCTGCTGGCCACCGGGTTGCACGAACGTACGGCCTGGATCGCGATGGGCCTGCTGACCCCGGCCGGCCGCTCGGACGCCCCCCTGCCGCGGCTGAGCGACCTGGTCGGCCCCGATGTGCCGTACGGCAGCGGGTACCTCGACATCATCACCAGCCTCACCCTCGGCTGGCAGCTGGCGAGCGCCCTCAACATATGCCATCTGATGGGACTGGCACCGGCCGATCTCTCCGCCGACTCGGTGTTCGTCCTGAGCCGCCGCTCAGTTGTCCTGGGCGGTCTGTCGGACTGCGCCGTGGACGGGGAGTACGCAGGGCAGGGGCCCCTGCCGACACCGGCCGGCAATGTTGCGTCCCTCGGCCGGCTGCTCCAACTGGTCAGCAGCAAACCGCTCGCCGCGCTGCCCGGCGCGCCGGAGGGGATGCACCTGTGGCAGGGGGACACCTGGCAGCCGCTGCGCGAGCTGGTGCTGAGCTGTCTCGCCCCGGATGCCGAACAGCGGCCCACCCCGAGCGAGGTGGCGGACGTGCTGGCCCGGTACGTGGCGATCGCGCGCGCCCTACAGGGCGGGGCACCGGCATCGTCCGCCCCCCGCCCGGCCGGCGGGAGCACGGCGGCCCCGCCGCGCCCGCCGCTCGCGACGGCGGCCCAGGCCCCGTCCGGTACCGTCCGGCCCGGCCCCGAGCCGTCGCAGTCAGTGCAGGGCGTCCCGACCGCTCAGCCCCGGCCCCCCGCGCCGCGCATCGGCCGGCGGACCATGCTGCGGGGCATCGGGCTGGGCCGGGCCGCCCACCATCACCTCGTCTCCCTCGCCCGGCGCCCCCTCACGTACAGCCGCCGCATCACTCTCACCGGCGTCCAACCGAGCTGTGGCCGGGCCACCACGACCTTGACGCTGGGAGCAGTCCTCGCTGCGTTGCGCGGGGAGCCGGTGCTGGCGCTCGACGGCGCCCCGGCTGGAGGGGACCTTCATCACCGGCTCGGGCTCGACCAGCGGCGGGCGCTGACGAGCAGCGGCCGTTCGCCACTGCGCGAGGTGATGACGCTGCCAGTGGACGCGCCGCACGACGCCATCCGGCGGTTGGCGAGCACCACCCCGTCCGGTCTGGAGGTCCTCACACACGGCGCGATCCACTCCGCCCAGAGCCCGGCGTACGGCGACGAGTACCGGCGGCTCATGGCGATGACGGCGCCGCACTATCCGGCCGTGCTGACCGACTGGGCCGGGCTCCGGCTGGATCCGACCGCCGATGTCGTACTGGATCTGACCGATGTCCTGATCGTCTGCTGCACCACGTCGGAGGAGTCGGTCGAAACCACCAAGCGGCTCCTCGACCGGCTGCGCAACGCGGGCCGGGGGGCTCTGGCGGACAACGCGATCGTGGTGGCCACACGGCTCGGCGGGGTCCTCAGGGACGCGCACATCCGCGACCGCTTCGGCGACCGGCCGGGTCGTTGCCTGACCGTGCCCTTCGACAGCCATCTGGCCGGCGACCGGGAGATCCGTCTCGACCGGATCAAGCCCCACGCCGCGGAGGTGTTCGTGGAGCTCGCGGCGCGGGTCACCGACGATCCGAGCGGGTGA
- a CDS encoding GNAT family N-acetyltransferase, translating into MHIRAVQPDELLFLQDIERAAGRCFRDIGMPEIADDEPLPLGELARYQKAGLAWVAANDAHAPIAYLIADLVDGNLHVEQVSVHPDSARRGIGRSLLEHLAVHGAGNGIPALTLTTFTEVPWNAPYYARCGFRPMNETMLTPGLREIREREAAHGLDRWPRACMRRAL; encoded by the coding sequence ATGCATATTCGAGCAGTGCAGCCGGACGAGCTGCTCTTCCTCCAGGACATCGAGAGGGCCGCCGGGCGGTGCTTCCGAGACATCGGCATGCCGGAGATCGCCGACGACGAGCCGCTCCCGCTCGGCGAACTCGCCCGATACCAGAAGGCCGGACTGGCCTGGGTCGCGGCCAACGACGCCCATGCCCCCATCGCCTACCTGATCGCCGACCTCGTCGACGGCAACCTCCACGTCGAGCAGGTCTCAGTGCACCCGGACAGTGCACGCCGCGGTATCGGAAGGTCCCTGCTGGAACATCTGGCGGTTCACGGCGCAGGCAACGGGATACCCGCCCTGACTCTCACCACGTTCACCGAAGTCCCGTGGAATGCCCCCTATTACGCGCGCTGCGGTTTCCGGCCCATGAACGAAACCATGCTTACTCCTGGCCTGCGGGAGATCCGCGAGCGCGAAGCGGCACACGGCTTGGACAGGTGGCCGCGGGCCTGCATGCGCCGAGCCCTGTGA